From Ipomoea triloba cultivar NCNSP0323 chromosome 5, ASM357664v1, the proteins below share one genomic window:
- the LOC116019040 gene encoding uncharacterized protein LOC116019040 isoform X2: MAVKEPEFLLPPEFFTADDILAGYAGTFEKTAVKTTKLDPDLCFPAEFPYDLCSSPAASTGTESDEEEFLAELTRRLTRSSLDETRKSTSPAQNHFESWLLCGSPQSTLARVGSWSGMSAGSGSPNGSSQISSPTTPLAAKSDAWDLILQAAAGQVARLKMRAGDELPGTRTFAPLPPHAAVQNARKPVGAQMVKQQQGCGGAMWDNGCYIEPPPLFQARASRTAVLGGAVPFVENGRYGRPLVGGGGAGHAAALRSLHFQSGRPAMPFGGSAAACCGSGAFGMKKERSGTGVFLPRKYGNNNKPIDSGNRTGCCNPTAKLVHGLHKNNIEDINGAVQPRLNGVFVSDYEMLIARRNAAVLAQQRMNFRQERHEVCLPQEWTY, from the exons ATGGCTGTTAAAGAACCGGAGTTCTTGTTGCCGCCGGAGTTTTTCACCGCCGACGATATTCTCGCCGGTTACGCCGGTACCTTTGAGAAAACCGCGGTGAAGACGACGAAGCTCGACCCTGACCTCTGCTTCCCGGCGGAGTTCCCGTACGATCTCTGCTCTTCGCCGGCCGCGTCTACCGGAACGGAGAGCGACGAGGAGGAGTTCCTCGCTGAGTTGACTCGCCGCTTAACTCGGTCCTCTCTCGATGAAACTCGCAAGTCCACCTCCCCTGCTCAAAATCACTTTGAG AGTTGGCTTCTGTGTGGGTCGCCCCAATCGACTCTGGCCCGAGTGGGGAGCTGGTCGGGTATGAGTGCCGGGTCGGGTTCACCGAACGGGTCATCTCAGATATCCTCTCCGACTACGCCGCTTGCAGCGAAGAGCGACGCCTGGGATCTGATACTTCAGGCCGCCGCCGGTCAGGTTGCGAGGCTGAAAATGAGGGCCGGAGATGAGCTTCCGGGGACTCGAACATTCGCTCCGCTTCCGCCTCACGCCGCCGTGCAAAATGCTAGG AAACCGGTTGGGGCTCAAATGGTGAAGCAGCAGCAGGGCTGCGGCGGCGCTATGTGGGACAACGGATGCTACATTGAACCACCGCCGCTCTTCCAGGCTCGCGCCTCTCGCACCGCCGTGCTTGGCGGCGCTGTGCCGTTTGTGGAGAATGGAAGGTACGGCAGGCCGTTGgtgggcggcggcggcgccggccACGCAGCCGCCTTGCGCTCCCTGCATTTTCAGTCCGGTCGGCCTGCTATGCCTTTCGGTGGTTCCGCCGCCGCTTGCTGTGGCTCCGGCGCCTTCGGAATGAAAAAGGAGCGTTCCGGCACCGGTGTTTTTCTCCCAAGAAAATATGGCAATAACAATAAACCCATAGATTCTGGGAACAGAACAG GATGCTGTAACCCTACTGCTAAGCTTGTTCATGGTCTGCACAAGAACAACATTGAGGACATCAATGGCGCAGTTCAACCTCGGCTAAATGGTGTTTTTGTTTCAGATTATG
- the LOC116019040 gene encoding uncharacterized protein LOC116019040 isoform X1: protein MAVKEPEFLLPPEFFTADDILAGYAGTFEKTAVKTTKLDPDLCFPAEFPYDLCSSPAASTGTESDEEEFLAELTRRLTRSSLDETRKSTSPAQNHFESWLLCGSPQSTLARVGSWSGMSAGSGSPNGSSQISSPTTPLAAKSDAWDLILQAAAGQVARLKMRAGDELPGTRTFAPLPPHAAVQNARLQKPVGAQMVKQQQGCGGAMWDNGCYIEPPPLFQARASRTAVLGGAVPFVENGRYGRPLVGGGGAGHAAALRSLHFQSGRPAMPFGGSAAACCGSGAFGMKKERSGTGVFLPRKYGNNNKPIDSGNRTGCCNPTAKLVHGLHKNNIEDINGAVQPRLNGVFVSDYEMLIARRNAAVLAQQRMNFRQERHEVCLPQEWTY, encoded by the exons ATGGCTGTTAAAGAACCGGAGTTCTTGTTGCCGCCGGAGTTTTTCACCGCCGACGATATTCTCGCCGGTTACGCCGGTACCTTTGAGAAAACCGCGGTGAAGACGACGAAGCTCGACCCTGACCTCTGCTTCCCGGCGGAGTTCCCGTACGATCTCTGCTCTTCGCCGGCCGCGTCTACCGGAACGGAGAGCGACGAGGAGGAGTTCCTCGCTGAGTTGACTCGCCGCTTAACTCGGTCCTCTCTCGATGAAACTCGCAAGTCCACCTCCCCTGCTCAAAATCACTTTGAG AGTTGGCTTCTGTGTGGGTCGCCCCAATCGACTCTGGCCCGAGTGGGGAGCTGGTCGGGTATGAGTGCCGGGTCGGGTTCACCGAACGGGTCATCTCAGATATCCTCTCCGACTACGCCGCTTGCAGCGAAGAGCGACGCCTGGGATCTGATACTTCAGGCCGCCGCCGGTCAGGTTGCGAGGCTGAAAATGAGGGCCGGAGATGAGCTTCCGGGGACTCGAACATTCGCTCCGCTTCCGCCTCACGCCGCCGTGCAAAATGCTAGG TTACAGAAACCGGTTGGGGCTCAAATGGTGAAGCAGCAGCAGGGCTGCGGCGGCGCTATGTGGGACAACGGATGCTACATTGAACCACCGCCGCTCTTCCAGGCTCGCGCCTCTCGCACCGCCGTGCTTGGCGGCGCTGTGCCGTTTGTGGAGAATGGAAGGTACGGCAGGCCGTTGgtgggcggcggcggcgccggccACGCAGCCGCCTTGCGCTCCCTGCATTTTCAGTCCGGTCGGCCTGCTATGCCTTTCGGTGGTTCCGCCGCCGCTTGCTGTGGCTCCGGCGCCTTCGGAATGAAAAAGGAGCGTTCCGGCACCGGTGTTTTTCTCCCAAGAAAATATGGCAATAACAATAAACCCATAGATTCTGGGAACAGAACAG GATGCTGTAACCCTACTGCTAAGCTTGTTCATGGTCTGCACAAGAACAACATTGAGGACATCAATGGCGCAGTTCAACCTCGGCTAAATGGTGTTTTTGTTTCAGATTATG